In Porites lutea chromosome 9, jaPorLute2.1, whole genome shotgun sequence, a single window of DNA contains:
- the LOC140947863 gene encoding tetratricopeptide repeat protein 29-like: MASLASQLPPIKVGGQVTQQVIRHVPSPPAKGTSIGSPFQRSSRGIQRPEGSFIRSPPSDLKKPASTEKIDTSRYRNTYEHNLCLDMLKEGFHQSFRELFNLMEKQKADIARLGTDSGLSDQPLLENEPAKLDQLKHHLTTAEAAKRRGKMDQVYHSVLALARFFEETGDFWLSDHFYSSCLKTSLKIRGDGRRKESEANCNMGLASEKRGDLFKAVEYLESFYNLTKGRLWQTDSGENLHSLSCEHLRRVYTTISDEIKEEDLMKSIEYLLKAYGMAKESGDDQQEGLAGYRLGNAYEEIGDAETAILYHNGYLEKCQQTSDDVGMGRACQALARAYEMQGDVESAMKYLEMFVELADRSQQLPEQQKACTCLGAIYNSLGKYEDAVRMYTRGFEIAQDLAAVETTETTRVEYGIALAHTIFTGYSQCLDQVGKSNIQRLLDFKSSRLDTFSEEAIADDEATKGSLPSSDLGSGEHDEPPLGDGEENLPTDTAPGVETKDEVTNGGTDSGVTSEGEEGKKGQTEAQQG; the protein is encoded by the exons ATGGCTTCACTGGCTAGTCAGCTACCACCCATCAAAGTAGGTGGCCAGGTCACACAGCAGGTTATCAGGCATGTGCCGTCTCCACCTGCTAAAGGTACATCAATAGGAAGTCCTTTTCAGCGCAGTAGTAGAGGAATACAAAGACCTGAGGGCTCATTTATCAGGAGTCCTCCTTCTGATCTAAAGAAGCCAGCTAGTACTGAAAAGATAGACACTTCAAG GTACCGCAACACATATGAACACAACCTGTGCCTCGACATGTTGAAAGAAGGATTCCATCAGTCCTTCCGTGAGCTTTTTAATCTGATGGAGAAGCAGAAGGCAGACATTGCCAGGTTAGGGACAGATTCTGGACTATCTGATCAACCATTGTTGGAAAATGAACCAGCAAAACTTGACCAACTGAAGCATCATCTTACAACAGCTGAGGCTGCAAAGCGAAGAG GAAAGATGGACCAAGTCTACCACAGCGTATTGGCGTTGGCAAGATTCTTTGAAGAAACTGGGGACTTTTGGCTGTCTGATCATTTCTACAGCTCTTGTTTGAAAACAAGCCTGAAAATTAGAGGAGATGGAAGGAGAAAAGAATCAGAGGCCAACTGTAACATGGGTTTAGCTTCTGAAAAGAGAG gtGATCTCTTTAAGGCTGTTGAGTATTTAGAATCATTTTATAACCTGACAAAAGGGCGTCTGTGGCAGACAGACAGTGGGGAAAACCTGCATTCACTTTCCTGTGAACACCTTAGAAGAGTCTATACAACTATCTCAGATGAG ATTAAAGAGGAAGATTTGATGAAGTCCATAGAGTATTTATTGAAAGCATATGGAATGGCTAAAGAAA GTGGGGATGATCAACAGGAGGGCTTAGCTGGCTACAGACTGGGAAATGCATATGAAGAAATTGGAGATGCTGAAACTGCTATTCTG TATCATAATGGCTACTTGGAAAAATGCCAGCAAACATCAGATGATGTTGGAATGGGGCGAGCTTGTCAAGCCCTTGCAAGGGCATATGAAAT GCAAGGAGATGTGGAAAGTGCAATGAAGTATCTTGAGATGTTTGTTGAGCTGGCCGACAGATCTCAGCAGTTACCTGAACAACAAAAAGCTTGTACTTGTCTTGGTGCTATTTACAATTCACTG GGTAAATATGAAGATGCTGTTCGCATGTACACAAGAGGCTTTGAGATAGCACAAGACCTTGCAGCAGTAGAGACCACAGAAACCACGAGGGTAGAATATGGCATTGCTTTGGCACATACAATTTTCACGGGCTACTCTCAGTGCTTGGATCAAGTCGGCAAGAGCAACATACAGAGATTACTAGACTTTAAGAGCTCACGACTGGACACCTTCTCTGAAGAAGCAATAGCTGATGATGAGGCTACTAAGGGGAGTCTGCCCAGTAGTGATCTAGGCTCTGGAGAGCATGATGAGCCCCCATTGGGGGATGGAGAGGAAAATTTGCCCACCGATACAGCCCCTGGTGTGGAAACTAAGGATGAAGTAACAAATGGTGGAACTGATTCTGGTGTGACAAGTGAGGgagaagaagggaaaaaaggaCAGACAGAAGCTCAGCAGGGATAG
- the LOC140948543 gene encoding uncharacterized protein, which produces MAGERMEFSLHCEVTLNNRLEAVENCLKAGEDPNGIDDYGNAPLHCINYYDEEAFKMVELLLSYGANMLQRDRLGRLPFQHALEYANKKACQTFLDKGFSLQKADCMRNGTYEIFSNLELFQLESIEVLQVLVDFGVDLSETLSSNGETLLHKAVESGASVETVQFLTRNGISVNSSNSLGMTPLHMLRYLDCTSNPVDKYDIEGSRHSKLIKLFLMEGYNVNNQDVFGRALLHYVISELRQSSLLQFLVSHGAELNIKDRNGVTPLHLACSWNNETNLMEMFNSGCVVDIEDNNGATVFHYTVFYNNATGLKYLLNHCKPGLVSKPDKSGRSPLQWAEYFGYVQLIDLFEDYFLSLNRGFTRTKLPDVFPLKDEFCDIKKQEDVENMQSKDFSLTANPNKTLQKLMTSPVIGKLPEISETKDVQIAVRNVMEQVAAIISKAFPLFTFVPEISGSMSEGTKCGFPNEFDFLCTMVKLGEHFQQPNVESSPPMFCQLHIKPDVHLQGHEILQYVDKDNSFRNAKFVIDFSDQLNRAFLEKEIWDDIPTLAPVSVCLMGANATKITLNWHGQVYRDMLISVDIVPALHFPKFWPPNVSETALLHSKIKERGVHVVMALHGESFFQGGEKHFRLSFSLAETAIFQALPGYIHSGYILAKAVRSTYVCPQIEPKIPTTEDQLSSSGEEQNSEMETEESTHKATELTLPVNSSISAETVISSYFLKNALYVLVNRSCEKDTNLCVQNVSEDEVMIWAKQIYDFLENCLQQENLPSFFLPNLNLLERSYDSEQHDNVFYGGLESHPMDEDLMQDLDDALEGTREAGVEHLRKPFIKMLKGIVQSNS; this is translated from the coding sequence ATGGCAGGGGAGAGGATGGAATTCTCATTACACTGCGAAGTTACGCTGAATAATCGCCTTGAAGCCGTGGAAAACTGTTTAAAGGCTGGAGAAGACCCTAATGGAATAGATGACTATGGAAACGCACCTCTTCATTGCATTAACTATTACGACGAGGAGGCGTTCAAAATGGTTGAACTTCTTCTTAGTTACGGAGCAAATATGCTTCAACGGGATCGTCTAGGAAGACTACCCTTTCAGCATGCCTTAGAGTATGCAAATAAAAAAGCATGTCAAACTTTTCTAGACAAGGGATTTTCCCTGCAAAAGGCTGATTGTATGCGAAATGGAACGTATGAAATATTCAGTAATTTGGAGCTGTTTCAACTCGAATCCATTGAGGTTCTTCAAGTGCTTGTTGATTTCGGCGTGGATTTATCAGAAACGTTATCTTCAAACGGCGAAACCCTTCTACACAAGGCGGTTGAGTCGGGGGCTTCTGTAGAAACGGTGCAGTTTCTGACAAGAAATGGAATATCAGTAAACAGCAGCAATTCTCTGGGAATGACGCCTTTACATATGCTGAGATATTTAGACTGTACTAGTAATCCTGTCGATAAATATGACATAGAGGGATCGCGGCATTCAAAACTAATAAAGCTCTTCTTAATGGAAGGCTATAATGTCAACAATCAAGATGTATTTGGTCGTGCCTTGTTACATTATGTGATATCTGAACTGCGACAAAGCTCTCTCTTGCAGTTCCTTGTCAGCCATGGTGCAGAGTTAAACATTAAAGACAGAAATGGTGTCACACCTTTACATTTAGCATGCTCCTGGAACAATGAAACAAATTTAATGGAAATGTTTAATAGTGGCTGTGTGGTTGATATCGAGGACAACAATGGAGCAACAGTATTTCACTACACAGTTTTCTACAACAATGCTACAGGAttgaaatatttattaaatCATTGTAAACCTGGTTTGGTTTCCAAGCCAGACAAGTCTGGCAGATCTCCACTCCAGTGGGCTGAGTACTTTGGATATGTGCAGCTAATTGATCTCTTTGAAGACTATTTTTTATCATTGAACAGAGGCTTTACAAGGACAAAGCTACCTGATGTGTTTCCACTAAAAGATGAGTTCTGTGACATCAAGAAGCAAGAAGATGTTGAAAACATGCAATCAAAGGACTTCTCTCTCACTGCCAACCCAaacaaaacactgcaaaaactGATGACTTCGCCAGTGATTGGCAAACTACCAGAAATTTCGGAGACAAAGGATGTTCAAATTGCAGTGAGAAACGTTATGGAGCAGGTTGCAGCAATCATTTCAAAAGCTTTTCCTCTGTTTACATTCGTACCTGAAATCTCAGGGAGCATGAGTGAAGGCACAAAATGTGGATTTCCTAATGAGTTTGACTTCCTGTGCACAATGGTCAAACTTGGTGAGCATTTCCAACAGCCAAATGTGGAATCCAGCCCTCCAATGTTTTGTCAGTTGCATATAAAACCTGATGTTCACCTTCAAGGTCATGAGATTTTGCAATATGTAGACAAAGACAACAGTTttagaaatgcaaaatttgttaTTGACTTCAGTGATCAGCTGAATAGGGCGTTTTTGGAGAAGGAAATTTGGGATGACATCCCCACATTAGCACCAGTTAGTGTTTGTTTAATGGGAGCAAATGCTACAAAGATTACCCTGAATTGGCATGGGCAAGTTTACAGAGATATGCTGATTAGTGTAGATATTGTCCCTGCATTGCACTTCCCAAAGTTTTGGCCTCCAAATGTTTCTGAAACGGCATTGCTTCACTCAAAGATAAAGGAAAGAGGAGTTCATGTTGTCATGGCTCTACATGgtgaaagtttttttcaagGTGGAGAAAAACACTTTcgtctctctttttctctggCTGAGACTGCGATATTCCAGGCTCTTCCAGGGTATATTCATTCAGGTTACATTCTTGCGAAGGCTGTGAGAAGTACCTATGTGTGTCCACAAATTGAACCAAAGATTCCAACAACGGAAGACCAACTGAGCAGTTCTGGTGAagaacaaaacagtgaaatggAAACTGAGGAATCAACACACAAAGCAACAGAGTTGACTTTGCCGGTGAATAGCAGCATCTCTGCAGAGACAGTTATATCcagttactttttaaaaaatgcactttatgtTTTAGTGAATAGATCATGCGAGAAAGACACCAACCTTTGTGTACAGAATGTATCGGAAGATGAGGTGATGATCTGGGCAAAACAGATCTATGACTTCCTTGAGAATTGTCTCCAACAGGAAAATCtgccttctttctttttaccaAACCTTAACTTGCTAGAAAGGAGTTATGATTCTGAACAGCACGATAATGTGTTTTATGGTGGATTGGAATCTCACCCAATGGATGAAGACTTGATGCAGGATTTAGATGATGCACTAGAGGGCACAAGAGAGGCCGGGGTAGAACATTTGAGAAAACCTTTTATTAAAATGTTAAAGGGGATTGTTCAGTCTAACTCATAA